A window of Zingiber officinale cultivar Zhangliang chromosome 5A, Zo_v1.1, whole genome shotgun sequence contains these coding sequences:
- the LOC121983225 gene encoding probable E3 ubiquitin-protein ligase RHY1A gives MIMAGMLPGVEYARRRRLHLGGPSTDATRRSSFSVYTTAHEKTTKRSILNQELHDEALGHIAREAKERLDARLKIRRHNSAGSMEQSKNEGQGELHEIPGNVQREVYSSKNSKKKFSWSKMGWTSPEQFDCAVCLEEYKTGDILVHLPCAHRFHWNCAQPWLETSSYCPCCRTTIFAEWEPSVK, from the exons ATGATCATGGCAGGAATGCTCCCTGGGGTTGAATACGCTCGCCGGAGACGCCTCCACCTCGGCGGCCCTTCGACTGATGCGACAAGGAGATCATCCTTTAGCGTGTACACGACAGCACATGAGAAAACCACG AAAAGGAGCATCTTGAACCAAGAACTCCATGATGAAGCACTCGGACACATCGCCAGGGAAGCTAAAGAGAGGTTGGATGCCAGATTAAAGATCAGAAG ACATAACAGTGCTGGGAGCATGGAGCAGAGCAAGAACGAGGGGCAGGGAGAGTTGCACGAGATCCCTGGCAATGTGCAGAGGGAGGTGTACTCTTCCAAGAACAGCAAGAAGAAGTTCAGCTGGAGCAAGATGGGGTGGACGTCGCCGGAGCAGTTTGACTGCGCGGTATGCTTGGAAGAGTACAAGACCGGGGACATCCTCGTGCACCTGCCTTGCGCGCACAGGTTCCACTGGAACTGTGCCCAACCATGGCTGGAGACCAGCTCTTACTGCCCTTGCTGCAGAACGACCATATTTGCAGAGTGGGAGCCGTCAGTGAAATGA